DNA sequence from the Candidatus Parvarchaeota archaeon genome:
GTTTTGCGCCGATACAATCTCATTTTTGGCATTTGAAATGGAGTTTAGTGCGGAATTGATTGATGCAATCAAATTCTGGTCGCTTGTTGAGCTTCTTGCCGCCAGAAGCGTGCTTTCGGCCTGCGAAAGATAGTTCCTGTAGTTGTTGAGTTTGCTGTTTGCAGAGTCTATCTTGCCCACATAGACAGAGCGCTTGGAATTGAAGTCGGAAATCATGTTGTAGACTGAAACAAGGCGCGCATCTGCAGCATCAATCCTCGTTACATAATAGTCTATTTGGGAAACCTGGGCTTCAACGTCCCCAATCGAAGACCTGAATTCTGCTAGAGTGGCCTTTGAAGACTGGGTGCTTTGCCTCATTGACTCCACCCTTGCGGACGAAGATGAAAACTTGGATCTGATGCCGTCCAAGTCGTTTGTAAGGGCACTGAGGGCAAACCTGCTATTTGAAATCTCATTTTTATAGTTGCCAAATTCCTTCATGGTCCGCTTGATAATCTTTGTGCTTTTGGCAAGGCTTTCTTGAAGCTGATTTATTGATTTTGCAACGATAATGCCTTTCTGCTCTGAGAGAAGTTCCTCCAGTATTACAATCATGTTGGTTGCAATTATGCCCTTTTGCGGGTCCCTATAAAGCACAACTGACTGCCTGTTCCCGTCCATTCCGACTTTAATCCCAAGCGGAACCTCGCCGCCGCTGACTTTTGAGACCAGTTCCGGCTCCGAATAAACGCGCACCAGCTTGATGCCGTCAATTTGCATGATGGAGCTTGTTATAGAGCCAGTATTGCCTGAGCCATCTTCGTAAATGGCGATTGGTATGTTGCCAATTTTATTGAGAGATGATGAAAACGCCGGGCCAAGAAGAATCATTATGATAAACGGATAGCTCATAATAAGAAAGGAAGTAAGACCCATTCCTAGGATGAACTTCACTTCAGTTATGGTCATGTCGATTAGTTTCATTTTATTACCTGCCTTTGCAAATGAGAGATAAATGCCACTTACTTGTGATGGCCCACAATCCCAAGAAACACCTTGTTTAATGACGGCTCGTGGATTTCTATTTTGCCTATTTTTGTGCCGGCGGCTGCAAAGACCCCTGAAAGCTCTTTCATGCACATGCCTATGTTCTTTTGCGGCGCAACAAGGTAGAATCTGTCCTCAAGTGCCACTATCTTGTCAAAGTGTTTCAGCTTGCCCATCCTTTCCTCCAGGGATTCCATGGGGCATCCGATGTCTGATAGCACTACAAGATAAGGGCCTCCTTTTTGGGCAATAAGCTCCCCTATAGGCCCGATGGCAACGAGCTTTCCAAGAGACAGCAAAGCGACCCTGTCGCTTACCTGCTCCACATCCTCAAGATAGTGGGTTGTGAGGACCACTGTTATTCCATTCCTCTTGAATTTCTTGATTATCTTGTTGATAAGTTCGCGCATTTCAATGTCAAGGCCCGCCGTAGGCTCGTCAAGGAGGATGATTTTAGGGTCCTTGACAACTGACATTGCAATATTGAGAAGCCTCTTGTAGCCGCCTGACAGGTTCTTGGCCTTGATGTCCCTGAATTTTTCAAGCTTGTACTCCTCAAGCAGGAATTGGATTCTTGCATTTGTTTCCTTATTTGCAATGTTGAACGAGTTGCAGGCAAACCTAAGGTTCTCAAATACAGTAAAATCGCGG
Encoded proteins:
- a CDS encoding ABC transporter ATP-binding protein codes for the protein MSSKTSMNKGVSSESPQVPQRQAMSDEEYLNSEFSSFAPANTQASQDKGSERLSLIHAENLTVKYENRFALDAVSFDIFEGEVFALLGSNGAGKSTILSCISRIKRNYDGSLLVLGKEAKHSRNAVLSTVALVQQEYSFFRDFTVFENLRFACNSFNIANKETNARIQFLLEEYKLEKFRDIKAKNLSGGYKRLLNIAMSVVKDPKIILLDEPTAGLDIEMRELINKIIKKFKRNGITVVLTTHYLEDVEQVSDRVALLSLGKLVAIGPIGELIAQKGGPYLVVLSDIGCPMESLEERMGKLKHFDKIVALEDRFYLVAPQKNIGMCMKELSGVFAAAGTKIGKIEIHEPSLNKVFLGIVGHHK